caatacaatcggcaagatcggctggagctagaccgtgtagtattttatacgtaagtagtaaaaccttaaagtcacatcttaaatgcacaggaagccagtgcaggtgagccaatacaggcgtaatatgatcaaactttcttgttcttgtcaaaagtctagcagccgcattttgtaccaactgtaatcttttaatgctagacatggggagacccgaaaataatacgttacagtaatcgagacgagacgtaacaaacgcatggataatgatctcggcgtctttagtggacaaaatggagcgaatttttgcgatattacggagatgaaagaaggccgttttataacgcttttaatgtgtgactcaaaggagagagttgggtcgaagataatacccagattttttacagagtcaccttgttttattatttggttgtcaaatgttaaagttgtattattaaatagaggtcggtgtctagcaggaccgataatcagcattttcgtttttttggcattaagttgcaaaaagttagcggacatccattgtttaatttcattaagacacgcttccaactgactacagtccggcgtgttggtcagctttaggggcgctcggaatatatatagaccagtggttcttgacCTTGTTGGAAGTTcctaaccccaccagtttcatatgcgcattcaccgaacccttcttttgtgaaaaatatatatatatattttttttcaaattcaagacaaagttatgtttttttttttcatggtgtacaaaatgaaccgtgcatgaacatcaccttgttgaaagaacaaaaccaacagtgcatgaactcacaacaaatgatacacctgcaaatcagtgtgacttctgctgttgccgtagccACGATATGCTGAtctggagaagtttttatttacacgatgagttcaTATTGTCAaccctccctgcttggtactcagcatcaagggtgggaattgggggttaaatcacccaaaaattattcctgggcgtggcaccgctgctgcccactgctcccctcatctcccagggggtgaacaagggaatgggtcaaatgcagaggacagatttcaccacacctggtgtgtctgtgacaatcattggtactttaactttttaacttaacttaaaatgTTATTGTTTAAGGGAGGCCAAGCACTGATTAAAATTATTTCAATTCacagctcacagctgccttttaaacagcaactgcaggaggacaaataatccaatgacgtctccggtaagatatatatatatgacaattttcccatccaaaaacatgctggttgaggtagagaaacatgttcaatCTCATATCTCACTATATCGATggtttattataaaaaaatgttcaataaaaaaaaagattgcttAGTAGGAAAGGAGAACAAGAATACGAAAATGAACAAGAAGTCACCCACACCACAGACTCCCGTCGCTTAATTtcttttttaaactttgatttttgTAGACGAGGCGCTTAACTTAAATCTATATCTGCGACTAAACAAAAAGTAGACTTTTGTCAGTGGAAAAAGATGGATTTCTTTGCCATTCAACACATCGTTCGGGCATCTGTTCTGATCCGTACGGTTTCAAAAAATTAATGTATTCTTGAATAACGTTTGTTTGGTATGTAATCTTTTATATGACATTGGTACTGAGATAAAGATTCTGATAAGAGAAATGAAAACCAAGGTAACAGTGGGCGTGCACAAACAACATTTCCATACACAAGTTGACAGGAAGAGACTTGGTACCAATCGAGTCTTCAGGTACCGCGGACATACTGTACTGAGCACAGCGTAGTTTGACAAGGTCATCAATCCAAGCAAATCGGTATCATTATCGGCCCCAAAGTATACTTTTTATACCGATGTCGGTATATGGACTAgagtaggggtcaccaacgcgtagcccgtaaggaccagatgagtaggccgctggcctgttctaaaaatagctcaaatagcagcacttaccagtgagctgcctctatttttgaaattgtatttatttactcgcaagctggtcttgctttgcttgacatttttaattctaagagagacaaaactcaaatagaatttgaaaatccaagaaaatattttaaagacttggtcttcacttctttaaataaattcatttatttttttactttgcttcttataactttcagaaagacaattttagagaaaaaatacaacctttaaaatgaCTTTAggacacatatacctttttatcttttaaataatttcttcttctttcctgacaatataaatcaatgttcaagtaaatgtatttttttattgtaaagaataatgaatacatttttatttaattcttcgttttaacgtcagttttttcaacgaagaatattcgtgaaatatttcttcaaacttattatgattaaaatttaaaaaaaatattctggcaaatgtagaaaatctttagaatcaaatttaaatcttattttaaagtcttttgaatttaaaatttgttctggaaaatctagaagaaaaaattatttgtctttgttagaaatatagctcggtccaatttgttatatattctaacaaaatgcagactggattttaacctatttaaaacatgtcatcaaaattctaaaattaatcttaatcaggaaatattactaatgatgttccataaattccatccatccattttctaccgcttattccctttcggggtcgcggggggcgctggcgcctatctcagctacaatcgggcggaaggcggggtacaccctggacaagtcgccacctcatcgcaaggccaacacagatagacagacaacattcacactcacattcacacactagggccaatttagtgttgccaatcaacctatccccaggtgcatgtctttggaagtgggaggaagccggagtacccggagggaacccacgcattcacggggagaacatgcaaactccacacagaaagatcccgagcctggatttgaacccaggactgcaggaccttcgtattgtgaggcagacgcactaacccctctgccaccgtgaagcccgttccataaattatttttttaattttttttcaaaaagattcgaattagcaagttgttctcttcttttttcagttgaatttggaattttaaagagtcgaaattgaagataaacaatatttcaatatttcatttgaatttttttcctgttttctcctcttttaaaccgttcaattacgtTTAAAAAACCTtccgaaaaaggaaaaaaaaaagttcaacggaatgacagacagaaatacccatttatatatacatatatatatatatatatatatatatatatatatatatatatatatatatatatatatatatatatatttatttatttattaaaggtaaattgagcaaattggctatttctggcaatttgtttacgtgtgtatcaaactggtagccctttgcattaatcagtacccaagaattagctcttggtttcaaaaaggttggtgacccctggactagagtgTTCTTCTGTTTCGTCTGACCAACACCCAGGTAGCCTAGAAACGAGAAGCCTCTTGTCCGGGTGGTTCGGAGACCACACTTACCGCAGCCCACCACCAGGCGTAAGGAATGCTGCTGATGGGAGAGCCCTCGGTCTCCCTCTCAGCGGAATGCAGGAGAGCGGAGAAAGTGAAGATCCCCATGGCGATGAAGAGCAATATGCAAGAGGCCTGCTGGTAGCACTGGCGCAGGGTGAAGCCGAACGCCCTCATGCCGGTGGAGTGGCGGGCCAGTTTTAAGATGCGAAATATCCTCAGCAGTTTGACTACTTTCAGGACGGGGCTGAACTTGCTGACGCTGGCCAGCGTCCGGAGGTCCTCCTGCGCGTTCCCGTCCTCGCCGCCCACGCCGGCTTCCAGGACGATCTGGACAAAATAAGGCATGACGGCCACCATGTCCACAAAGTTGAGTCCGCTCTTTAAAAACAGTTTGACGTTGGGAGTGGTGGCGAGGCGGACGAGGTACTCGCATGCGAAGAACACGATGGTGAAGATCTCCACCCACTCCATGTAGGTTTTGCCACGGACCTGGTAGTTCTCAAGCTCCTCTACGGTGTTGAGAGACATCGCCACTATAGAGAAGAGGACAAAGAGGTTAGAGAAGACGCTGAACGCCTTCGCCAAGGTTGACGAGTAGGGGTTCTCCACGATGTTCCACAAAGTCCTCCGGAAGCTCCCGAACGCCATGTCGGCAAACAACTCGTCGTCGTAATTCACCTCGATCTCGGCCATGAGTTCCCTCTCCACCTTCAGGTTGTCCCTCATCTCGTCCACCTTTTCCTCAAACATCATCCAGCAGCAGCGCCTGGTGTCCTTCAGGCTCAGGCCCCAGTAGGCCATCTCCTCTTCGAAGTGGATCGGACACATTTCCCGGACGACCCACAGCTCGCCGCTGGCGTAGAAATGGCAGATGTGGTGGAAAAAGGCGGGGTCGCGGTCGAAGAAGAACTCGTTCTTTTTGACGGAGTAGTCGTCGCAGAGGGCGCAGAGGCGACTTCGGTCTGCGCAGGCAGCCAGCGAGCCGATACGGGTGTGAGGGTAGTTCATGGCACACTTTTTGGGGATGTGGAAAACCTTGCCGCCAATGTTGACCGTGACGTCGTGCGGCTTGGGTTTCTCCTCACCCGCGGGGCACTCCGGCCCGTCCAGGTTCTCCAGAGAGCTCCACGCTTTCACCGCGTCCTGCTGAGGAAAGGGAAAGCTCTTTTTGTCCCGGCCACCCTTCGACAGGCAGTTGATGGTGCTGCGGCGACTTTGCAGACATCTGGACAGAACGCCGCCGTCGGCCGCCATTGCACCTgcggttgaaaaaaaacaaaacgggaGGAAAGCAGTCGTGACccagaaaaaaaaagaggaaaaggtCAAACAGGAAACACGACAGGAAAAGGACTCTCACAGCACATGCTGACTCATCAAAGCGCTGATATCCCCGTGAATGGCAAGGCTTTCCTGTTTTGGAAGGGATTCCTCCCGTGGTCACCACGCCGAGGACACAAAGGCGTCTGAGCCGCTAGATGAGGAGCAGGCAGCCAGTAATTGGATCCACTCGATCTCGTTGGTGGATCTCCAAGTTTCCTTAAGAAGTTGTAAATATAGTGAGGGTGGTAGGGATTAGGAAACAAAGTTGATTTAAGGATTTTGGATAAGACAAAGGGCCAGTTAAGGACCTGTCGGGAGTTCCTGTGGGAGCTTGTCCCACTATTACTACTCTATACTTCCTGTAAAACTACACACCAGGGGGGGGTCCAAACccccacagagggccgcacactggaAAAAAATCAGACGTATCAGGGGCCGTTTCGATGTATCTCGTTTTCCAAGCTGATGTAATCTATCAGGGGTCTTTCACGTTTTAGGTGAAGGACCCCCAAACTGAAGGACAGAAGGAGCGGGTACCCCCTAATTAAATATCTTGTAGGAAATGATGAATGTATTTTTACTTCTACTTCCCCAAACCATGATACTTCCTTCTCTACCTTTCACTGACTTCTTTCCACACATCGGGTTCAGTCTTCATCCTGTTTGTCGACAGGACCCAAATAAATGATCATTGCCCTCATCACTGAAAAGAACTTTGGACAAGTTCTCCTCCATCCACACAGCATGTTTCCTCAGTAAGACTTAGTCTAGCCTTTTGATTCTTTCTGCTAAAAGAGGTTTGGTCACTGCAGAGTGGGTTTTCAGTCCAAATGCTCTTAAACGTcaagactagagatgtccgataatatcgacaggccgatattatcggctgataaatgttttaaaatgtaaaatcggaaattatcggtgttggtttcaaaaagtaaaattaatgattttttaaaacgccgctgtacggagcggtacgcgagcggagcataacaacaacaagagtgtgttgttgccggtgctgtagccgtggctaacaagccggCGAGCTCGGTGACTGAcgaacgacaccatgtctatggtttgggattattttaaagtgtctctgacggattaaaaaaaactggcaatttgcaatgactgcaacaCGTTTGTTATGCGAGAAGGAACCAAGATGTCTTCCATGAATACGAGCAATTTCATCTatcacctcttcaagaatcataaggagatacgcgatgaatacaagcggaagatggatgaaaagcaaacaccgaaaaaaGTAGTAGTACTACACACTTCTTGCTTAAAGACTATGCCgagtaaaaacaaaaatacaacaaaaaccaccccagGGATAATGCATGTAGTATGGCAAAGGCTACAGTAGGGTTTGGATGGCACATACTTTGCAGGTTGCAGTGAGCGGagctgccctgtctcaacgcagcatttcagaatcCCTGACTGACTgttaggccacttcaagcactcaccactagcttgcagtaCAATTGTGTTACTCAAACAAATATGTTAGAACAGTGCatattgagcccagtttataatttcctgttatacagtatgccaggcagtcttgcacaaaaggaggactatgttattgtgtattttattactctagtacactctggactgaagctgtgtgccttcattgttttttgtAGCTGTTTTTTTGCTTCACGGTggccgaggggttagtgcgtctgcctcacaatacaaaggtcctgcagttctgggttcaaatccaggctcaggatctttctttgtggagtttgcatgttctccccgtgaatgcgtgggttccctccgggtactccggcttccctccgggtactccggcttcctcccacctccaaagacatgcacctggggataggttgattggcaacactaaattggccctagtgtgtgaatgtgagtgtgaatgttgtctgtctatctgtgttggccctgcaatgaggtggcgacttgtccagggtgtaccccgccttccgcccgattgtagctgagataggcgccagcgccccccgcgaccccaaaagggaataagcggtagaaaatggatggatggatgttttgaggcatgtttaaaaaaaataatgcactttgtgaaagtcaaagtatagtatttcccatagttgtaatgGGTATCGGGATTATCTCAGGcagagcatgtcctaaattccaaactgctgttttgaggcatgttaaaaaaaaatgcattttgtgacttcaataataaatatggcagtgccatgttggcatttttttccataacttgagttgatttgttctggaaaaccttgttacgttgtttaatgcatccagcggggcatcacaacagatttaggcatactaatgtgttaattccacgactgtatatatcggtatcggttgatatcggaattggtaattaagtgttggacaatatcggaatatcggatatctgctaaaaagccattatcgaacatctctagtcAAGACACTGTATGGTGAGACAGATCCTTATCCTGTTCAGCGCTGAACTGGTGAGAACTTCCAGCTGCAGTGCGGAAACGATTGTCCATTGAGATCCTCCGCAGTATCCTGTCCTCTCTTGTACTCTAGCCAGACTTTAGACCCACTCCTTGTCCTGAAGTTATGGATCTGACTTACTGACTTCTCTCACCTGCATTGTTTTAATAAGTGAAGACAATACtcgccaacattgagacctccgaatttaagtatttctttatatatatatgtataatccgttcatgaatgagtatatccgttcatccaccgtgttcaatggagaagtctgatctacaaaatctGCAGGAATTATACCCCTTCCtctttgagctgtcctggatgaactgaaattattttttccaatcagtatggaacttgcaagcgtacttcttcttacttgtcgtcaccatgtctcttcttcgttcttctgcttcgtctctgttattttttttggacattactacttgctgtggttttgaagcaatgcatgatgggaatccggatgttgtgtgtcagtgtgataacgtaccggctggaataaacacacgctgagaaatagctccgtgcctgcctactttatgggttatagatacacctaaacggagacatatataatagtctccttttcaggtgagaggggacgctaaaggcagtgcctttaagacacgcccccaatattgttgtccgggtggaaatggggagaaattcgggagaatgatagccctgggagattttcgggagggccactgaaattcgggagtctccgggGAAAAtcttgagggttggcaagtatgtggaaGACAGATACACAGTAGGGGCGATTGCTGAAAACTACttaagtgagttgaaaaataaagctattGTAGATCCACCCTGATGTCTGTATGTCCTGTACTTAACAGCCATTAAAAACCGAAGCCCACCCCCTCTCCCCCAAAATATGCGGCGGCCCgccctttggacacccctgctatagacaatAGAATACTTAAGAGTGACGACAACTAATAATATGCTGGGTACCTCTCATCTGCCTCAATATGTCATTGTAACAATTTGGCAGATGGAAACATGCAGCGCGGTCACATGGGCactttgtgtggtgttcgggtctgtgggaccagtTTTCATTTTTAATTACAAGAAAAATTCCaagattaattaatttttcaaactgagactcactaactttggctcattttctgtgaagaacagagataaaaatacatatataataggagtgtaacggtacacaaaaatttctgttcgttacgtacctcggtttagaggtcacggttcggttcattttcggtataataagaaaacaacaaaatatacatccatccatacatccatcttcttccgcttatccgaggtcgggtcgcgggggcaacagcctaagcagggaaacccagacttccctttccccagccacttcgtttagctcttcccgggggatcccgaggcgttcccaggccagccgagagacatagtcttcccaacgtgtcctgggtcttccccgtggcctcctaccggttggacgtgccctaaacacctccctagggtgtttagggcacgtatattacaaaatatacatgttttggctatttatttaccaaatttgtaaacgatggctttatccttttaacattgggaacactataacaattctgcccacgttaatccacattaaactgcctcaaatggttgctcagattaaataaaatgacaaaaatgttttcttttacatataaaaagtgcaatattaaacagtttcaagtcaactcttcatgcttaatttattatagCATTTGGGAACCCTGTGGTTGATTtgaattatgtaaatgttatattttcatctacatgtgatagcagggaccctgccattcaaagcttttctgtccgtaaaacaaagacacacacacacacacacacacacacacacacacacacacacacacacacacacacacacacacacacacaccgtaaaaTTAGCTAATGTTACgataaaagctaattagccttcacctcaaaccagaactgtgagcgagctcagctgcagtttaagtttctagaaagtcaacgggctcatagtgatgttagtagtaatTGACTGGGggtttttattatcatttggggagagtacgctgccttatgctcacctgctaaactccaatctgctcgacgctgaagctatatatgtaaccaatcagatggttgtgtaggtgggacaatgctgggtgctgacacaaaggcagaagaagcaaagcagcttgttaagactttagtttaggaactcgttcggtacaccccggTACCAAACCGAAACCttcgtaccaaaacggttcaatacaaacacacgtaccgttacacccctaatatttaatgaccacacaccatacacccccacacacacacatttctattacgtgtatgatgtccgggtccactggacccggggctaatagaagtgtggaaactgatgttttgtgtaccacacacccacacacagcaggcctagacagaaggaggacagagtgtaggtacacagaacatcagagggtcaaatgtgcgagaaaatgagagcagacagtgttgacaaacaatgtcgcaaccctgtgtgggaaccgcaggtgcagaaacacaaaagaagaatccctgtgggatgcagaaactggcagagagattttccgtgcaacgttcatattgggtcggatggacccgttgcaatttgtggcttttaatgcctcacaatgaaacacttttatgttaaaatactgaacaggtgtttattgggataaggaacagatgtttattgggataaggtaaacatctgtcggttccca
This genomic stretch from Nerophis ophidion isolate RoL-2023_Sa linkage group LG22, RoL_Noph_v1.0, whole genome shotgun sequence harbors:
- the LOC133540613 gene encoding potassium voltage-gated channel subfamily V member 2-like, producing the protein MCCAMAADGGVLSRCLQSRRSTINCLSKGGRDKKSFPFPQQDAVKAWSSLENLDGPECPAGEEKPKPHDVTVNIGGKVFHIPKKCAMNYPHTRIGSLAACADRSRLCALCDDYSVKKNEFFFDRDPAFFHHICHFYASGELWVVREMCPIHFEEEMAYWGLSLKDTRRCCWMMFEEKVDEMRDNLKVERELMAEIEWRCLSTP